The Metabacillus schmidteae genome includes a region encoding these proteins:
- a CDS encoding 3D domain-containing protein translates to MKRKMISFITFASLTVGFSVQAAAEEITVKEGDTLWDIAEQNEVEVEHIKEWNNLSSDKILPDEQLVLNETHEVKLGDTLWDIAEQYEVNIDELENWNDLNSHIIKPGEELIIKHSEAEKDAAKEASKPATTVKKVEKVKSTETSESSKTSETEKDGKEMTVTATAYTANCEGCSGTTATGIDLNANPDKKVIAVDPAVIPLGSTVEVEGYGTAVAGDTGGAIKGQKIDVFIPSKSDAVNFGRKKVKIKVIDK, encoded by the coding sequence ATGAAAAGAAAAATGATTTCGTTCATCACATTTGCATCTTTGACAGTTGGATTTTCAGTACAAGCTGCTGCAGAGGAAATTACAGTAAAAGAAGGCGATACTTTATGGGATATTGCCGAGCAAAATGAAGTAGAAGTTGAACATATAAAAGAGTGGAATAACCTATCAAGTGATAAAATCCTTCCGGATGAACAATTAGTACTTAATGAAACTCACGAAGTAAAATTAGGTGATACTCTATGGGATATTGCCGAACAATACGAAGTAAATATAGACGAGCTTGAAAACTGGAATGACCTTAACTCCCACATTATTAAGCCGGGGGAAGAACTTATTATCAAGCATTCAGAAGCAGAAAAAGATGCAGCTAAAGAAGCTTCTAAACCTGCTACAACAGTAAAAAAGGTTGAAAAAGTTAAAAGTACAGAAACATCAGAAAGCTCAAAAACATCCGAAACAGAAAAAGATGGAAAAGAAATGACTGTTACGGCAACCGCTTATACAGCTAATTGTGAAGGCTGTTCAGGGACAACAGCTACAGGCATCGACTTAAATGCAAATCCTGATAAAAAAGTAATTGCTGTAGATCCCGCAGTTATTCCACTTGGCTCAACTGTTGAAGTTGAAGGATATGGAACTGCTGTTGCAGGCGATACTGGCGGAGCAATTAAAGGTCAGAAAATAGATGTCTTTATCCCTTCAAAATCAGATGCTGTTAACTTTGGTAGAAAAAAAGTAAAAATTAAAGTAATTGATAAGTAA
- a CDS encoding aminotransferase-like domain-containing protein gives MKVKKANDKKEYLFQQVYEYVLNNIERNEWKKDDKLPSVRSLADQLNVHRLTVLRAYQLLKQHNKVYVKDKSGYFVMSERPIDTNNNDLPIVTAYNQKNHLSDIHQHTVSYNFSQALIDPNLLPNQFLSDYVKKVFDLHPKVLATYSTVQGDEELRESLTQYFGNQYKTPLHKDDLLITSGSQQAIHLISQAFIKPRDTVLFERPSYSAAIDVFRARGANIVTIDIGQNGYNLEEVEKQMKLFKPRLFYLNPTFHNPTGMTIPPEQRKKLVDLAEKYKCLLVEDDAYYDIYFHQPPPPPIYTYDTAGIVIYVRSFCKYISPGLRVAAIICQSQATMKSLLASKSLIDNGSPLLNQKIFLHYFSSLRMQQHLEKLRIALQIRKEIMEEELAATSWKWLSPQGGLNLWIELPDGVSAQELYSKAIETGISFVPGVVCDPLEESTSFVRLSYSYVSENQIREGIRRLLDVINAG, from the coding sequence ATGAAAGTGAAAAAAGCAAACGATAAAAAGGAGTATTTATTCCAACAAGTATATGAATATGTCCTAAACAACATTGAACGTAATGAATGGAAAAAGGATGATAAACTCCCTTCTGTTAGAAGCTTAGCAGATCAACTGAATGTTCACCGCCTAACTGTCTTAAGAGCATATCAGCTATTGAAACAACATAACAAAGTTTATGTGAAGGATAAATCAGGCTATTTCGTTATGTCAGAACGACCTATAGACACTAATAATAACGATCTCCCAATTGTTACAGCTTATAACCAAAAAAATCACTTATCTGATATTCATCAACATACTGTTTCATATAATTTTTCTCAGGCACTCATTGATCCTAATTTATTACCAAATCAATTTCTTTCAGATTATGTGAAAAAAGTATTTGATTTACACCCTAAAGTACTTGCAACATATTCAACTGTACAAGGTGATGAGGAACTTCGGGAGTCATTGACTCAATATTTTGGTAATCAGTATAAAACTCCGCTTCATAAGGATGATTTATTGATTACATCTGGTTCTCAGCAAGCCATTCATTTAATCTCTCAAGCTTTTATAAAGCCAAGAGACACCGTATTATTTGAGAGACCAAGCTACAGTGCAGCGATTGATGTATTTAGAGCTCGAGGGGCAAATATTGTTACAATTGACATTGGCCAAAATGGATATAATTTAGAGGAGGTTGAAAAGCAGATGAAGTTATTCAAGCCTCGCCTCTTTTACCTGAATCCTACTTTTCATAACCCCACCGGAATGACAATTCCTCCTGAGCAACGTAAAAAACTGGTGGATCTAGCAGAGAAATATAAATGCCTGCTAGTTGAGGATGATGCGTATTATGATATATATTTTCATCAACCCCCTCCACCACCCATTTATACTTATGATACAGCTGGTATTGTTATATATGTTCGGAGCTTTTGTAAATATATATCACCCGGGTTGCGGGTCGCAGCAATTATTTGCCAATCACAAGCTACAATGAAATCTTTATTAGCTTCAAAATCACTAATAGATAACGGTTCACCACTTCTGAACCAGAAAATTTTTCTGCATTATTTTTCATCATTACGAATGCAACAGCATTTAGAAAAATTAAGAATCGCATTACAGATTCGAAAGGAAATTATGGAAGAAGAGTTAGCGGCAACGAGTTGGAAGTGGCTAAGCCCACAGGGTGGATTAAATTTGTGGATTGAACTGCCTGATGGAGTTTCAGCACAGGAATTGTACTCAAAGGCAATTGAAACTGGCATTTCCTTTGTACCCGGTGTGGTTTGTGATCCATTGGAGGAGTCAACTTCTTTCGTTCGGTTGAGTTATTCTTATGTAAGTGAAAACCAGATAAGGGAAGGAATTAGAAGATTACTTGACGTAATAAATGCCGGTTAA
- a CDS encoding DMT family transporter produces the protein MIVINYFFMCFIFGTTFLAIKIGVDSGLTPFFSGGVRFFLAGFLIFSFMLLREKKLFHLLFRKELFFSGVGLTFGTFSTLYWAEQYVTSGIAAVLSATGPMMIILIQGFLLREKARINSLLGCVLGTIGVVLLVQQSVSMDISSLWLVGCVVILIGEVFYAAGTIYTRKVTKIFEETSPIALNAVQMMYGGILLLVLASFTEDIQISALYQPASSGSLIYLIVAGSMIGHSLYYWLISKTNPVFPSTWLYISPLIAMALGVLFYGEHFSIVTGLGAITIVFGIILINFPTLRNIFSSRKSLIRNNM, from the coding sequence ATGATCGTCATTAATTATTTTTTTATGTGTTTTATATTTGGTACCACTTTTTTAGCCATTAAAATTGGAGTGGATTCAGGATTAACACCGTTTTTTTCGGGAGGAGTCCGGTTTTTTCTGGCTGGTTTTCTTATTTTTAGTTTTATGTTGCTGAGAGAGAAGAAATTATTTCACTTATTATTTCGAAAGGAACTTTTTTTCTCAGGTGTGGGTTTGACATTTGGGACGTTTTCTACATTGTATTGGGCTGAGCAATATGTAACCTCAGGAATCGCAGCGGTATTATCAGCTACAGGGCCGATGATGATTATTCTTATTCAAGGTTTTCTGTTAAGAGAAAAAGCAAGAATTAACTCTTTGCTGGGGTGTGTTCTTGGGACAATAGGGGTAGTATTGCTTGTGCAACAGAGCGTCTCAATGGACATTAGCTCTTTATGGTTAGTAGGCTGTGTTGTCATATTAATTGGAGAGGTTTTTTATGCTGCGGGAACCATTTACACAAGAAAAGTGACCAAGATATTTGAGGAAACTTCTCCAATTGCCCTAAATGCTGTACAAATGATGTATGGCGGGATTCTTTTACTTGTATTAGCAAGTTTCACAGAGGATATTCAAATTAGCGCACTATATCAGCCCGCATCATCAGGATCGCTAATCTATTTAATTGTTGCAGGATCAATGATAGGACATAGCTTATACTATTGGCTCATTTCAAAAACAAACCCTGTATTTCCATCAACATGGCTTTATATATCACCGCTCATTGCAATGGCTTTAGGGGTGTTATTTTATGGAGAACATTTTTCAATCGTTACTGGTTTGGGAGCTATTACCATTGTATTTGGTATTATCTTGATCAATTTTCCTACATTACGCAACATTTTTTCATCGAGAAAATCATTGATAAGAAATAATATGTAG
- a CDS encoding disulfide oxidoreductase, which translates to MNKSLFFSWIVSLVATLGSLSFSEVFHFVPCTLCWYQRILMYPLTIILGVAFYYGDRTVYKYGIPLAVIGMVISLYHYSLQKLPFMQKLEICTSGIPCSGEYINLLGFITIPLLAFISFTLIAINLIMMRRNNR; encoded by the coding sequence ATGAATAAATCGTTATTCTTTTCATGGATTGTATCTCTTGTAGCTACTTTAGGAAGCCTGAGTTTCAGCGAGGTTTTTCATTTTGTCCCATGTACTTTATGCTGGTATCAACGAATTCTTATGTACCCGTTAACGATCATTTTAGGTGTCGCGTTTTACTATGGAGATCGAACTGTTTATAAATATGGGATACCGTTAGCGGTAATTGGTATGGTTATTTCACTGTATCATTACTCCCTTCAGAAATTGCCGTTTATGCAAAAACTTGAAATATGTACAAGTGGAATTCCTTGTTCGGGTGAGTATATTAACTTACTAGGTTTTATAACAATTCCCTTATTAGCTTTTATCAGTTTTACTTTAATAGCAATTAATCTTATCATGATGAGAAGAAATAATAGATAA
- a CDS encoding cysteine hydrolase family protein has product MRKLSQLFTQPALFVLDVQKGFDDPYWGKRNNLQAENNIQTLLTEWRRRNWTIIYSQHLSLEPQSPLYYKNANETEFMDIVSPLPGEVIMQKNVNSAFIGTQLESYLKSNQIKSVVITGLSTQHCVSTTTRMSSNLGFHTFLVSDATAAFEITDHTGKRHTPEDIHQFELAALHKEFATILTTSEVIEQLT; this is encoded by the coding sequence ATGAGGAAACTGAGCCAGCTTTTTACACAGCCAGCATTATTCGTCTTAGATGTTCAGAAAGGGTTTGATGATCCATATTGGGGAAAGCGAAATAACTTACAAGCAGAAAACAACATCCAAACATTACTTACTGAATGGAGAAGACGTAACTGGACAATTATTTATTCACAACATTTGTCACTCGAACCACAATCTCCACTTTATTATAAAAACGCCAATGAAACAGAATTTATGGACATTGTAAGCCCCTTGCCTGGTGAAGTAATTATGCAAAAAAATGTAAACAGTGCCTTTATAGGAACACAACTGGAAAGCTATTTAAAAAGCAACCAAATTAAATCGGTCGTTATTACAGGATTGTCCACACAGCATTGTGTCTCAACGACAACAAGAATGAGCAGCAACCTGGGATTCCATACATTCCTTGTTTCAGATGCCACTGCAGCTTTCGAAATAACAGACCACACAGGGAAACGCCATACTCCTGAAGATATTCATCAATTTGAGCTGGCTGCATTACATAAAGAATTTGCAACGATTTTAACCACTAGTGAAGTGATTGAGCAACTGACTTAA
- the trhO gene encoding oxygen-dependent tRNA uridine(34) hydroxylase TrhO codes for MENKEYRVLLYYHYVSIENPEEFAQEHLAYCKELGVLGRILIAHEGINGTLSGTVEQTEQYMAHMKKDPRFADMVYKIDEEDEHAFKKLKVRHRPELVTLRLEDDVNPLELTGKYYSPKEFQEAMQQEDTVIIDARNDYEYAVGHFKNAILPDINTFKELPEWIRDNREKFEGKKILTYCTGGIRCEKFSGWLRQEGFEDVAQLHGGIVTYGKDPEVQGKDWDGQCYVFDERLIVPVNRVEPTVVGKDYYTGEPCERFVNCGNPECNKKILCSEENEHKYLRACSHECRVHERNRYVTEHGLTEEEVKERLAVLV; via the coding sequence ATGGAAAATAAAGAATATCGAGTTTTATTATATTATCACTATGTTTCAATTGAAAATCCTGAGGAATTTGCTCAAGAGCATTTAGCGTATTGTAAAGAGCTTGGTGTATTAGGAAGAATTTTAATTGCTCATGAAGGAATCAATGGAACACTATCCGGCACTGTTGAACAAACAGAGCAATATATGGCACATATGAAAAAAGACCCTCGTTTTGCCGATATGGTTTATAAAATAGATGAAGAGGATGAACATGCGTTCAAAAAACTCAAAGTCCGTCATCGCCCTGAGCTTGTGACACTTCGTTTAGAGGATGATGTTAATCCATTGGAGTTAACAGGAAAGTATTATAGTCCAAAAGAATTCCAGGAAGCAATGCAGCAAGAAGATACAGTTATTATTGACGCTAGAAATGACTATGAATATGCTGTTGGTCATTTTAAAAATGCGATTTTACCTGATATTAATACATTTAAAGAATTACCAGAGTGGATTCGAGATAACCGCGAAAAATTTGAAGGAAAGAAAATCCTTACGTATTGTACAGGTGGTATTCGTTGTGAAAAGTTCTCCGGATGGTTACGTCAAGAAGGTTTTGAAGATGTTGCACAGCTTCACGGCGGAATTGTCACCTACGGAAAAGACCCGGAAGTACAAGGGAAAGACTGGGATGGACAATGTTATGTGTTCGATGAAAGACTCATCGTCCCTGTAAATAGAGTAGAGCCAACAGTTGTTGGAAAAGACTATTACACAGGTGAACCGTGTGAACGATTCGTTAACTGCGGGAATCCTGAATGTAACAAAAAAATTCTATGCTCAGAAGAAAATGAACACAAATATTTACGAGCATGCAGCCATGAATGCCGTGTCCATGAGCGTAACCGTTATGTAACAGAGCACGGATTAACAGAAGAAGAAGTGAAAGAAAGACTAGCAGTGTTAGTTTAA
- a CDS encoding DoxX family protein — protein sequence MKLEVGTLILRVYLGFAFFIHGLAKFQGGVENTAGWFDSMGIPGFAAYIVAIVELAGGLLLIVGLGTRYISGLFFIIMIVATLMVKLSSGFMGNGQGTGFELDLAYAAMSLFFVLYPASNLSLDSKVGKKRRE from the coding sequence ATGAAATTGGAAGTAGGAACATTAATTCTTCGAGTTTACCTGGGCTTTGCTTTTTTTATACATGGACTTGCAAAGTTTCAAGGTGGTGTTGAAAATACAGCCGGTTGGTTTGATAGCATGGGAATACCAGGATTTGCGGCTTACATAGTTGCTATTGTTGAATTAGCTGGAGGATTACTTTTAATTGTTGGTTTGGGTACACGGTACATTTCAGGACTGTTTTTTATCATCATGATTGTTGCAACGTTAATGGTGAAACTATCATCAGGGTTTATGGGAAATGGTCAAGGAACAGGGTTTGAGTTAGATTTGGCTTATGCTGCTATGTCCTTATTTTTTGTTTTATATCCGGCATCAAACTTATCATTGGATTCAAAGGTAGGGAAAAAGAGAAGAGAGTAA
- a CDS encoding DsbA family protein: MMASKKKKESKPQKLIVWIVSTFVICMAALIFISSSSSTTVEALQVENQPYLGKDDAPVQIVEFGDYKCPICKKFHEQFVPQIQKDFVETGVAKFYFVNYSFINVDSIRSAKFAEAVYKELGNDVFWKFHHLLFEGQPEDSKYERMDVYTEEFLENTLKEIVTEEEANKVVASFQQEEAETAWEEDMKQANDLNITGTPTIYVNGQKFEGNSYNDLKGMVEEAIEGE, translated from the coding sequence ATGATGGCTTCTAAAAAGAAAAAAGAAAGTAAACCTCAAAAATTAATTGTTTGGATAGTTAGTACTTTTGTTATTTGCATGGCTGCCTTGATTTTTATATCAAGCTCTTCAAGCACGACTGTGGAGGCATTACAAGTTGAAAATCAACCGTATTTAGGTAAAGATGATGCTCCAGTTCAAATCGTAGAATTTGGAGACTATAAATGCCCTATTTGCAAAAAATTTCATGAACAATTTGTTCCACAAATACAGAAGGATTTTGTAGAAACTGGTGTTGCAAAATTTTACTTTGTAAATTATTCATTTATAAATGTGGATTCTATTCGGTCTGCTAAGTTTGCAGAAGCCGTTTACAAGGAGCTAGGAAATGATGTGTTTTGGAAATTTCATCATTTACTATTTGAGGGTCAGCCGGAAGATAGTAAATATGAAAGGATGGATGTTTATACAGAGGAGTTTCTAGAGAATACATTAAAAGAAATCGTGACTGAAGAAGAAGCTAATAAAGTTGTTGCTTCCTTTCAACAGGAAGAAGCTGAAACAGCCTGGGAAGAGGATATGAAGCAAGCAAACGATTTAAACATAACAGGTACTCCTACAATATATGTGAACGGACAAAAATTCGAAGGAAACAGTTATAATGATCTTAAAGGAATGGTTGAAGAAGCGATTGAAGGAGAATAG
- a CDS encoding PQQ-dependent sugar dehydrogenase, with protein sequence MRKAVLFTVLLLFLSGCTYGSQTEQIEDVETTGSTVGTLAKNLDIPWNIAKDNQTFYLTQRAGKIIEISGETTREQSLSLTKNVHHEGEGGLLGFVLAADFSTSQKAYAYHTYKEENEIKNRIIVLKKEGDTWSEEGTLVENIPGGRIHNGGRIKIGPDSMLYATTGDAGNPDLAQDKQSLAGKILRMNLDGTVPDDNPLKSSYLYSYGHRNPQGLAWDEEGNLYSTEHGQSAHDEINSIKPGQNYGWPLIQGDEEESGMVKPIFHTGEQTWAPSGIEYWNGSLYIATLRGEKIRRFDISSKQVSDFHEGSGRMRDVLIEENSLYTITNNRDGRGTPKQDDDKLLSLPLTAREY encoded by the coding sequence TTGAGAAAAGCTGTCCTTTTCACGGTGTTACTTTTATTTCTTTCAGGATGTACGTACGGATCTCAAACGGAACAAATAGAAGATGTTGAAACAACAGGAAGTACAGTTGGAACACTTGCCAAAAATTTAGACATTCCTTGGAACATAGCAAAGGATAATCAAACCTTTTACCTTACTCAACGAGCAGGAAAAATAATAGAAATATCCGGAGAAACAACAAGAGAACAATCTTTATCACTTACAAAGAATGTCCATCATGAAGGAGAAGGTGGATTATTGGGCTTTGTATTAGCAGCAGATTTTTCAACTAGCCAAAAAGCATATGCCTATCACACCTATAAGGAAGAAAATGAAATAAAAAATCGTATCATCGTTCTTAAAAAAGAGGGAGATACATGGAGTGAAGAAGGTACATTAGTAGAGAATATCCCCGGGGGACGAATTCATAATGGCGGCAGAATAAAGATTGGCCCGGACAGTATGCTTTATGCGACAACCGGTGATGCAGGTAATCCAGACCTGGCACAAGATAAGCAGAGTTTGGCCGGTAAGATATTACGAATGAACCTGGATGGTACAGTTCCCGATGATAACCCACTCAAGTCATCTTACCTGTACTCTTATGGACATAGAAATCCTCAGGGCCTTGCATGGGATGAGGAAGGCAACCTTTATAGTACTGAGCATGGTCAAAGTGCCCATGATGAGATCAACTCCATAAAGCCCGGACAAAATTATGGATGGCCTCTTATTCAAGGGGATGAAGAAGAATCCGGTATGGTGAAGCCAATTTTTCATACAGGAGAGCAAACCTGGGCCCCATCAGGTATCGAGTATTGGAATGGAAGTCTTTATATAGCCACACTTAGAGGCGAAAAAATCCGTCGCTTTGACATTTCTTCAAAACAGGTTTCGGATTTTCACGAAGGTAGCGGCAGAATGCGTGATGTGTTAATCGAAGAAAATAGCCTTTACACAATCACAAATAACCGAGATGGCAGAGGAACACCTAAGCAAGATGATGACAAACTCCTAAGCCTTCCTTTAACAGCACGAGAGTATTAG
- the htpG gene encoding molecular chaperone HtpG → MTKKQFKAESKRLLEMMINSIYSQREVFLRELISNASDAIDKIYYKALTDDSLTFDKDSYYIKITANKEKRTLTITDTGIGMTKDELENNLGVIAKSGSLAFKKENESKDGHDIIGQFGVGFYAAFMVADVVTVISKALGSDEAYKWESEGAEGYSIEPFEKDTVGTEIILKIKESAEEESYDEFLEEYSLKTIIKKYSDFIRYPIKMDVSGQRPKEGTEGELEEYTEEQVINSMVPIWRKNKSELTDEDYESFYHEKHYGFDKPIKHIHINVDGTVRYNAILYIPGQTPFDYYSKEFEKGLELYSNGVLIMNKCAELLPDYFSFVKGMVDSEDLSLNISREILQQDRQLKFIAKNISKKIKNELKSLMKNDREKYEEFYKSFGRQLKFGVYNDFGSNKEVLQDLILFYSSKEKKLVSLDDYVSRMPEDQKYIYYATGESVERIEKLPQTEMVSEKGYEILYFTEDIDEFAIKMLMTYSEKEFKSVSSGDLGIESEEDQKQTENEQTENKDLFDLMKEVLAGKVSDVKLSKRLKSHPVCLSTVGEVTIEMEKVLSAMPDNQNVKAEKVLEINSNHEVFQSLKNAFDQDKDKVKLYTNLLYNQALLIEGLPIQDPVEFTNDMCKVMV, encoded by the coding sequence TTGACAAAAAAACAATTCAAAGCAGAATCCAAACGTCTATTGGAAATGATGATTAACTCTATTTACTCTCAACGTGAGGTATTTCTAAGGGAGTTGATTTCAAATGCTAGTGATGCAATTGATAAAATTTATTACAAAGCTTTAACTGATGATTCACTAACGTTTGATAAAGATAGCTATTATATTAAAATTACAGCTAATAAAGAAAAACGCACATTAACAATTACTGATACTGGAATCGGTATGACAAAAGACGAGCTTGAAAACAATTTGGGTGTAATTGCAAAAAGCGGCTCTTTAGCATTTAAGAAGGAAAATGAATCAAAGGATGGTCACGATATTATTGGGCAATTCGGGGTTGGATTTTATGCTGCGTTTATGGTTGCAGATGTTGTAACTGTTATTAGTAAAGCACTTGGAAGTGATGAAGCATATAAATGGGAATCCGAAGGTGCAGAAGGGTACTCAATTGAACCATTCGAAAAAGATACCGTTGGTACAGAGATTATCCTAAAAATTAAAGAAAGCGCTGAAGAAGAAAGCTATGATGAATTTTTAGAAGAATATTCGTTAAAAACGATTATTAAAAAATACTCTGACTTTATTCGCTATCCAATTAAAATGGATGTATCCGGACAACGTCCAAAAGAGGGAACAGAAGGTGAATTAGAGGAGTATACAGAAGAGCAAGTTATTAACAGCATGGTGCCAATCTGGAGAAAAAATAAAAGTGAATTAACGGATGAAGACTATGAGTCATTCTATCATGAAAAGCACTACGGGTTCGACAAACCAATAAAACATATTCATATCAACGTTGATGGCACCGTCCGTTACAATGCGATTCTATATATTCCTGGTCAAACACCTTTTGACTATTATTCAAAAGAATTTGAAAAAGGACTTGAGCTTTATTCAAACGGTGTTTTGATCATGAATAAATGTGCAGAGCTTTTACCTGATTACTTCAGCTTTGTAAAAGGTATGGTTGACTCTGAAGATTTATCACTAAATATTTCAAGGGAAATTTTACAGCAGGACCGTCAATTAAAATTCATTGCGAAAAATATTAGCAAAAAAATAAAAAATGAATTAAAAAGCCTCATGAAAAATGACCGTGAAAAATATGAGGAGTTCTATAAATCCTTTGGAAGACAGCTGAAATTTGGAGTATACAATGATTTCGGAAGTAACAAAGAAGTTCTACAGGACTTAATCCTATTCTACTCTTCAAAAGAGAAAAAACTTGTTTCACTAGATGACTATGTATCAAGAATGCCTGAGGATCAAAAGTATATTTATTATGCTACTGGAGAATCTGTTGAAAGAATTGAAAAGCTTCCACAAACAGAGATGGTGTCTGAAAAAGGCTATGAAATTCTTTACTTTACTGAGGATATTGATGAATTCGCGATCAAAATGCTTATGACATATAGTGAAAAAGAATTCAAATCTGTTTCAAGCGGTGATTTGGGAATTGAATCAGAAGAAGATCAAAAGCAAACAGAAAATGAACAAACTGAAAATAAAGATCTCTTTGATTTAATGAAAGAAGTATTAGCAGGAAAAGTATCTGATGTAAAGCTCTCAAAACGTTTAAAATCTCATCCTGTATGCTTATCAACTGTTGGTGAAGTAACAATTGAGATGGAAAAAGTTTTAAGTGCGATGCCTGATAACCAAAATGTGAAGGCAGAAAAAGTGTTGGAAATTAACAGCAATCACGAAGTATTCCAATCATTGAAAAATGCTTTTGACCAAGATAAAGATAAGGTGAAATTATATACAAACCTTTTATATAATCAGGCTCTCTTAATTGAAGGCTTACCAATTCAGGATCCAGTAGAATTTACAAATGATATGTGTAAAGTAATGGTATGA
- a CDS encoding YjcZ family sporulation protein, whose translation MGGYNNGSSFALIVVLFILLIIVGAAYVGY comes from the coding sequence ATGGGCGGTTATAACAATGGAAGCAGCTTTGCTTTAATTGTCGTATTGTTCATCTTGTTAATTATCGTAGGTGCAGCTTATGTAGGCTACTAA